A region from the Sorex araneus isolate mSorAra2 chromosome 6, mSorAra2.pri, whole genome shotgun sequence genome encodes:
- the TEX33 gene encoding testis-expressed protein 33, which produces MELGRQAGTTTLTRPPRGSKEGRQDVDAWGRTCSPLDATRLRSPPPSPFLCRPGSSPLGQASVPPSRASTCLNPGMDPQPGALKKGDHRPSPTQSQPGSREGAQMCGGLAEDPGSPPASHRPSVIPENIRHKFGSSLVDQMVSEKQAQRALSDALEGQRSANSRLGRARGSVPGSPSYADYYDLGYNSRSNLFPGATQEAMSLMKASYTPEVIERSVRDIEHWHGRKTDDLGRWHQKNLMDMNLQKALEEKQSDKGRSLKS; this is translated from the exons ATGGAGTTGGGGCGCCAGGCAG GCACGACCACTCTGACCAGGCCCCCTCGGGGCAGCAAGGAAGGCCGGCAGGATGTGGACGCCTGGGGGAGGACCTGCAGCCCCTTGGACGCCACCAGGCTCaggtccccgccccccagccccttcctgtgCAGGCCGGGCAGCAGCCCCCTGGGGCAGGCCTCCGTCCCGCCCTCGAGGGCCAGTACCTGCCTCAACCCCGGCATGGACCCGCAGCCTGGGGCCCTGAAGAAGGGGGACCACAGACCCTCTCCCACCCAGAGCCAGCCCGGCTCCCGCGAGGGGGCTCAGATGTGCGGGGGGCTGGCCGAGGACCCCGGGAGCCCGCCCGCCAGCCACAGACCCAGCGTCATTCCTGAAAACATTCGCCATAAGTTTGGGAGCAGCCTGGTGGACCAGATGGTATCCGAGAAGCAG gcccagagGGCCCTCAGCGATGCCCTGGAGGGGCAGAGGAGCGCCAACTCTCGGCTCGGCAGGGCCCGGGGCTCAGTGCCAGGCTCCCCCAGCTACGCCGACTACTACGACCTGGGCTACAACTCTCGCTCGAACTTGTTTCCAG GGGCCACGCAGGAGGCAATGAGCCTCATGAAGGCCTCCTACACCCCGGAGGTGATTGAGAGATCAGTGAGAGACATCGAGCACTGGCACGGCAGGAAGACGGACGACCTGG GACGCTGGCACCAGAAGAACCTGATGGACATGAACTTGCAGAAAGCACTGGAGGAGAAGCAGAGCGACAAGGGCAGGAGCTTGAAGAGCTAG